A region of the Stieleria neptunia genome:
GACGGCCGTTGACGCAGGTGGCCGCCTGGGATTCCGCGGCGTCTCGCCGTCGGTGCAACGCATCGCCCTTTCCGGCGACAGCGGCTTGGCCTTGCTCGGTTTCCCTCCGCACAGCGAAGACACGAAGACCTTTTTGCCGGAGATCGAATACGGATTGCTCTCGTTAGAATCCGACGCCGGCGGGTTGGCGATCGCGGGAGTCGCGACGGTCAGCGCAGACACCGGCAATGACGATCGATTGAGCACGTCCGAGTTGGCGGGCACGCCGCAGCTCACTGCGACGTCCTCGGGATTTATCCGTGGCGAATTTGACGTCCGCCCCTCCACCGATCTGCTGTTGGACGGATCGCCCGTGATTGCCGCGACCAGCGGAACGCTGTTTCGCGGCGAACCGGTCACGATGGCCCTTGAATCGTTTGGGTCGCTCGACGCGTTGCACCACCAGACCACCGAAGCCTTGCGTCAGGGATTTGCCGCAATCACCCAGTTCGGTGCCCGACTGGAAGCGGAGACACCCTTGGCCAATGCGATGCCCGCACTGGAATCAACGTTCGCCGATTCGGCCGACCTGGATGGGGTCCTTCGCGACAAATTGCAATCAAAGGTGGAGGCTCTGTTGGCTGCGAATCCACGACCGACGTGGAACGAGGTTGCCGACTCCTTGCAGACCGATGGCATGACCGTCACCCGTTCGTCGTCGGATCAACTGCTTTCGTTGAACGTCCACGTGAAGAACGATCCGGCGCCGAAGACGCATCGATTGGTGCTCGGTGACGAAATCGTCGATGCGGGTTTGACGGCCAGCGAAGACCTACCCGAAGTCGATCTGAACTCGAGTACGGACTGGCAACTGCAAATTGAAATCGATCGCCGCCAAACCGCATCGCCGCTCGACGCGTTTGCGGTCAGGTTTGACGACGCAAAGAATCAATTCACGGCGAACGATTCGGTCAGTTTCGGCGCCAACGTCGGATTCTTGGGTGTTTCCGCCAGTGGTTCGGTGAACATGGACGCCACCCTGCAGAACCGAATCGGACAGTCGGGCGAGTCCGTTTCGGCGGCCCGTCTGCTTGGCGAATCCTTTGAGACGTTAGTCACCGCGCTGACGCTAGGTGATTTCGACATCAATCTTGGTCTGTCAGGCACCGTCGGAAATCAGACTCTCGTCGACGGCTCGACGATCCTCGATCTGGCCGGCGCGGCGGTTTTCGCCGGCCAGTCGCAGCCGCAACTCGTTCTTGCACCCGATGGCGGCTTGCAGGATTTCGCAAACGTATCCGCCGAGGATCTGGCCAGCGGCATTGAGCAATTGGGCGGATGGCTGGGTGATTTTGCACAGGAAAAACTGAGCGGCAACCTGCCCCTGGCAGACACGCTGCGCTATGCCGACCTAGTCAAATGGAAGGATGTCTTCGACGAGTTGATCGTTTCTAAACTGGTCGGCGACGAGGGTCGATTGGCCTTCTCTAACGCACAAGAACTGGACGCGTTGGATTTCGGAGCCTCGGCGGGAATCAGCAACCCGAACTATGAACCGGCGACGAAGACACTGACCGTTGACGTCGACTTCAGCAAAGCGTTCTCACTGGGAACGGACGATGCCCTCGAATTCAATTTCGAGATCGGCGACTTCGTCGGCTTTGAAGCCGCGGGTGAAGTCACTTTCACGCCCACCGTCAACGGCAGCTTTCGATTGGGCATTGATATGCGGCCGCTCGGTGCCGGTGACGCCGCTACCACGATCAGCTCTGCGACAACACTGGTCGCGTTGGGGATCGAAACGGAAGCCGGCCACGACGTGACGATTCGCTTGCGTGATGGATCCGAGTTCGCCGTTGATTTCGACGGTGCCGTCGATCTAGACGATGTCGTTGCCCGTTTGGAAAACGCTGCACCGACGCTGCCGGATGGTTCGCCGAAATTAACCGCATCACTTCGCGAAGAAAACGGCATCACGGTCGGATTGCAGTTGACCGATCGCAGCGTGGACGAGGGGGCGGAGTTTGCGGTACGAGCAGCCGGCGATTCGTTGACCGGCTTCCTGCTCGGAATACTGGGCGAGTTCACTGCCACCGAAGATGCACAGGGACCCGCCGTCATCGAGGGACTGCCCCTACACGGCGATACGATCGCGGATCACGTGTTTGCCGAATCGATCGCCGGGGCGCCGATTGCCAGCGGAACAGTCGCGATGCAGAGCGAGGGTTTCTCGGCGACCGCCAATTTGGGATTCACCGAAGTTTCGATCGATGGCGGACAACTCCTCGACCAAGCGGGTGTACCCAGCCATGTTTCGACGTCGGTCGCCTTGCCACAACCCAGAATGACATTGGCGGAGATGTTCGCAGGGCTGCAGTCGACGATCGAAACCAACGTTGACGGGTTGATCGAATTCACCCTGCCGGTCTTCGGCAGCGTCGGCGGAAATGACTACGGATCATCCGGTGAGAGTTTCACGGCAACCATCGCCGATTTCAGTGGTGACATCCAAGCAGCGCTCAGCGGATCGATCGACTCGGTTTTAGATGCACTTTCCGACGTTGACGCAGCCGACATATTGAGCGGGTTGATCGACGGTTTGGAGCGTCTGCTCTCGGTCGACTCGATCACACTACCGATCTTGAACGTCGATTTGCCCGACGTGGCGGGGCTGAGAGGATTGCTGACGGACCTGACCGACGCAATCAAATCGATCGGTTCGACGACGCTGGACGTGTTGAGTGACGGTGTCAATCAAATAGCCCGGGCGGGCGCGCTGACTTCGAACTTGGACATACCCGAAATCGATTTTCCAGAGTTCGATATCTCGCTGCCGAATCTGCTTGACTTCTTTTCCTCGGTGAGCGATCTGACGCCGATCAATGACCCGGGCGGAGAAGATGACGGAAAGTTTTCGCTGCAGGATTTGCAACACATCTTCGCCGACACGCTCGACTTCGAAGTCTCGATGCCAGACATCCATGTCCCGGCGGAAGACTTCGAAGACTTCCTCTCCGGCGTGTCGACCATTCTGGACACATTGCAGCTTTCCGGACCGGGAAGCCTGCAGGGATTGGAGTCGAAACTGGAGCAGGTCACCGGGTTGCCGGCGGACGCCATCGGATTGGTCATCGACACGTCCAACAGTCCAGCGATCTCGGTACGATTCGATTTGATGCTGGACAAGATGGTCCAAGCCAAGTATCCGGTGTCGGTAGGCTTGGACGACTTGGGGCTGGGGGGCATCGGAGATTTAGTTGACGTCGGCGCGACATCCGAGGTGATGCTTTCAGCCGCTGCCGTGGCAACACTGGCTCTCGGCGTGCAAATCAACTCGGGAGGCGTCAAGCCCTTCCTGTACACCGATCCGGCGGACCCGAACAGCACCAAACTGACGCTCCGTGCCGGCGCCTCGGCGAGCGACATCGACTTCGAAGCTTCGCTCGGTCCGTTCGGCATCGGAGTCGTCGACGGCGTTGCCGGGATCGGAATTCCCGGAGCGTTTCCGACCGACCCGCTGTCACCGGCGACGTTTGAATTGGCGTTCAATGATGCCGACGGGCGTTACTTCTTCTTAGACGAGTCGCTGGATCTGACCACGACGGCAACCGGCGGCGCGTTCGTGCGATTGCCCATCGAAGCGCCCTTGGGGACCGCACCGATCAATCTCCAAATCGACGTAGCCGACTTGACCAACCCCGTCTTGCAATTCGGATTGTGGGACGCGTCGTTTGACAACCCGGTCGATCTCAATGCCGATTCCGTCTTTGACGCCGAAGACGTCAAACAAGCCTTTCAAGACAAAATCGATGCGATCGGAGACATCGGTGACAACCTGCTGTCACTGGTCGGCGGCTGGGAAGGTGCGTTCGATTTGCTGATCGAAACGATGAAGGGTGATGTGCTGGGCGTGCCGCTGCCGATCATCGGCGACGCACTGGCCGACGAAGCCGACTTCTTGGTCGACATCAAAGAATCGGTGTTGAGTCACGTCTCGAATCTGGCCGATCAGGGCGCCACGAAAGTCGCCGAAGGACTCTTTGCGGCCCTCGGCCCCGACGGGTTGAATCTGTTGGCAGACCTCAGCGGTGACAGCCTTATTTCTATCGCCGACGTGATCGTCGTGACGTCGGGCGATCAAGTCGACTTTGATATCTTGTTGAGCAAGGCCATCGACACGATCGATGTGCCGGTGGACTTTGACTTGGGGCTTCCGGGATTAAACTTTGACATCGATGCGGAAGTTCAACTGGATTTCGGATTCGAGTTTCGACTCGGATTTGGCGTCAGCAAGACCGAAGGATTCTATTTTGACACGGCCGATTCGGGGTTGACGGTTTCGTTTGACGCGACGATTCCCGAGATCGACGCGAGCGGACAACTGGCGCTGTTGGGAATCAATGCCACCAAGGGCGCGGGTGAAACTCGCTTCGACGGTGACTTCTTCGTCACCTTCGTCGATCCCAGCGGCGGCAACACGTTGACGCTCAGCGAAATGTTCGCCGGTGGCTTTTCGGATGTTGTCGATCATGAGTTGGTCGCGTCGGCGACGACCGACCTGTTGTTGACGGCCAGCGTCGGCGATTCAAAGATCCTGCCCAGTTTGCGAACCAATCTGCGAGTCGATTGGGGATTCGGCAGCCGGCTTGCCGCTCCCGATGCCCCCACGAACACGCGTTTTACTCCGACAACGAATGAACCGCTGAAGGTCAATTTCGAGAACGTCCAAATGAACTTGGGCGAGTTCTTTGGCGGGTTCGTCGGCGAGGTGTTGGGGCAAGTTCAAGACGTGCTCGAGCCCATCCAGCCCGTCATCGATGTGCTAGAGCAGCGTCTTCCCGTGATCAGTGATCTGGCCGGTCGCGACGTGACGTTGGTGGACATTGCCACAACCTTTGGGAATGCCAGAGTCAAACCGTTTCTCGATTCGGTGATCAACGTCAATGACTTGATCACCAGTCTGCCCGGCCCTGACGCGTTTGACACGTCCAACCAATGGGTCGCGTTGGGGCAGTTCAGTGTCGCCGCGGATGCGTTGGGTGCGTACTCACCCGGTGCCGCAACCGACGACACGATACGAAAGGAACTGAAGATCGGTTCGTTCAGCGAAGAACCGGTTCTGGATTCGATCGGAACCGGATCAACGCCGGGTGGCGGATTCAAGAGCAACCTGTCCAAGACCGCCAGCGTGTTGAGTTTTCCGCTGCTGGAGAAACCGTCCACGGCGTTCAAGTTGCTGTTGGGCAAAGACGTCGATCTGTTTTTGTTCGACGCGCCGAAATTGGAAGTCGACTTCAACTACAACCAATCGTTCCCGACGCCGATTCCGGGGCTGTTTGCCAACTTCGGCGGACGCATCACCGCGGGAGCCGATTTTGCGTTCGGCTATGACACGTCGGGCATCAATCAGTTCTTTCAGAGCGGTGATCTCGCGCGGTTGGCCGACGGGTTCTTCGTCAGTGACCGTTTGAATCCCGACGGAACAGGCACCGATGTCGCGGAGGTTTATCTTCGCGGCAGTCTGACGGCCGGGGCAAGCCTGAACGTGTTGATCGCCGAAGCTGGCGTCAACGGCGGGGTCTTTGCCAACGTCGAATTCAACTTGCACGACAACAACAACGACGGGCGCGTGCGGGCAACCGAGCAGTTGGAGAACCTATCGCTCTCACCGATTCATGTGTTTGACGTTGGCGGCAAAGTCCAAGCCGGATTGGATGCTTACTATCGCGTGCTGTTCGTCTCGGACGAGTTTCAGATTGCCCGCGTGACACTGGCCGATTTTGATCTCAGCCGCAACAATCCCGAGCTAGCACTCGCGGCATTGACGAGCCGAAGCGGCGATGAATTGACGCTCAAGTTTACCAGCGGAGATGACAACTACCGAGTGCTTGCCGGATCACAACCGGGATCTATTGTCGTTCAAGGACAGGGCATGCGCACCGGAGACATCCTCGGCGTGACGTCGATTAGGGGTAACGCGGGAGCCGGAAATGATGAGCTGACCATCGCAAACGCCGTCACGATTCCCGTCATGATCGACGGCGGTGCGGGCAATGATGCTTTGACCGCGGGCGGCGGCGTCACCACATTCTACGGCGGTGACGGCAATGACACGCTGACAGGTGGAAGCCAAGACGACCTTTTAGTGGGCGGGGACGGCAACGATTTGTTAACCGGTGGCGTCGGCAACGATACGCTCGAAGGCGGCGCCGGTGCGGATTATCTCGACGGCGGCAAGAACGAAGACTCACTTCGCGGAGGATCCGGTGACGACCAACTCCTCGGCGGCGACGGCGCCGATGACGTCGACGGACACGACGGCGCCGACCGGATCAAGGGTGGTCGCGGCAACGATACGCTGCGCGGCGGATCCGCTGACGATCGGATCGAAGGCGGCTTGGGTGACGACCGAATCGAAGGCGGATCGGGAAACGATCTGTTGCTCGGTCAGTCGGGCATGGACAACATCGACGGCGGTGACGACGACGACACCGTGGTCGGTGGCGGTCAGAACGACGTGCTTTCCGGCGGCGCAGGGAACGACGATCTCGACGGCGGCAGTGGTGACGATCTGATTCGCGGAGATGCGGGCAACGATTCGCTTCGTGGAGGCAGTGGTGTCGACGAGATCGATGGCGGTGCCGGTGATGACCTGCTCGTGGCCGACGAGGACGCCTCGGGCAGTTCGGTTTTGCCCGGCCACGTCCTCCGTGGCGGCAGCGGCAACGACACCGTCTACGGTTCGCTCGGAAACGATTTTATCGATGCCGGCGCGGGAAACGATGTCGTGGATGGACTGGCCGGTGATGATGTGATCGTCGGTGGCCTGGGCGACGATGACTTGAGCGGCGGGCTGGGCAATGACTTGGTCTGGGGAGGCATCGCGACCCACGATGCATCCTACTTCTCGCTCAGCGATCCGTCTCTGTTTGAAAAACCATCGCGCTATGATGAAGCAACCGCCCTGGTCGATGGCGCCACGGGGACGCCCGGCTACAGCAACTACGTCTTGCCGATCGAGTTGTTCGTGCCGACGATCCTCGGCGGGCAAAGTGTCGGCGGCATCGCCGCCGACGGTCGAGACTTGATTCGCGGCGACCAGGGAACCGACTGGCTGTTCGGCGGCAGCGATGCCGACCGAATCCTGGGTGGACAGGGTAATGATTACATCGACGGCGGCAGCGGCAATGACTCGGATCTATTCGGCGAAGCCGGCGACGACGTCGTACGCGGCGGTGAAGGCGCCGACGTGCTGCATGGCGGACCCGGGATCGATCAGCTCTATGGTGATGCCGGCCGCGACACCCTGTACGGCGGCAGCGGTGACGCCGGAGGGTCGACCGACGGACAGCGGCTGTTCGGCGGCGATGACAGTGATTCGCTGTATGCTTGGGCGGCGACAACGACCGCGGACGATGCGAAGGGCGACCAACTGTTTGGCGGCAACGGCAGTGACTTCTTGTACGGCAACCTACGGAGTGAATTGTTATTCGGCGAGTCGGGCGCGGACTACATCAGCGGCGATTGGGCCGTCGGACCCAATGTCAGCCGCAATCCGGACGCGGCAATCGTCGGTGCCGATGACACCTTGATCGGCGGCAGCGGCCAGGACCAAATGTATGGCGGCGGCGGAAACGACTTGCTGCGGGGCGGCGGCGACGGCGATTGGCTGGAAGGCCAGGACGGCAACGACACTTTACTGGGCGGCGAAGGCATCGATTTCCTGGTCCTGGACGTGGATCCCGGCTACCAGGTCACCGGCGGCGACATGTTCAACGGGCACGGTGAAGTCGACGATGACAACGCGACCGACGTGATGCTGATCCAAGGCACGTCCGCCAATGACGACGTTCGCATCAGCGCGGCGCCGGGCGGTCAGATGAAGGTCGTCTACAACGGAGCGGAATTGATCGCCAACTGGGCCGATACCCAAGGTCCCCTGGTCGAACAGATTCGCATCGACGGCGGAGTCGGTGACGATCGAATCGAGTTCGTTCAAGGTGCCGAGGCTCTCGATGTCGCCGCGCTTTTGACGCGCAGTCGTGATTGGGTCTCAACGATCTCCGGCGGACCCGGAAACGACACACTGATCGGCTCTGCGGGTCGTGATCGCATCGATGGCGGACGCGGTGACGATTTGATCTCGGGGTTTGCCGGCGATGACCGCTTGTGGGGCGACGATGGAAATGGCAGCGTCACCGATCACGATGTCATCTTCGCCGGTCAAGGCAACGATGATGTGCTCGGCGGCCAAGGGACGAACCAATTGTACGCCTGGTCGTCCGATCCCGGTCCCGTGGGAAGCGAAGACTTTGGCGTGTTTGAAACCGCGGGCGGCCAGCAAGTTCTCGAAGACACCGGGCTGAACCGCATCATCGGCGGGCCCGGCGATGACGAACTGTTCGGCGGAACGGGGCTGGATTTGCTGTACGGTGCCGGAGGCAACAATCAGCTTTACACGCGAACGGGAATGCCGTTTGAATCGCTCGACAGTGGCGACGCCAATGACGAGTGGAAAGTATACGCACGGACGACCGGACAAGTCTGGTATGTCGGCGGAACGAACGCCGCGGACGAGATTTCGGTCGACTTTGTCACCGAACCCGGCATCCTGCTCGGTCATCACCTGGTCACCCGGTTGACCCGAAATGGCGAACTGACCAGCTTTGACGCCCAAGTCCGGTTGGACTTTCGCGCGACCGACGACGACGGCAATTTGATCTGGGATCCCGACACGGTGTTCTCGGCCGACGGCTTGTTGAGCGATGATCCGTTCGCCCGCGGCGAAGCGCTGAATGAGAAATTTAGCGATGCGGAGACTCTAAGTCGATTGCTGCCGCCCGAAGACGACTTCCGCGCGATCATCATTGACGCTCTCGGCGGCGACGACATCATCAATGTCGGCCCGACGGTTCAGAAGACCGTTTGGGTCGATGCGGGCGAAGGCGACGATCGCGTGCTGATCGCCTCCGGACGTGCGATCCTGATCGACCAAACCGATGAAATCGGCAATCGAAACGATGATCGCGACGGCGCTTATCCATTGATGGGACCGGCAGTGATCGTGGGAACGCGCGACGTGTTATCGCCCACCGGCATCCTGAGGGAGGACGCGAGTTTTTACTTGATTGTCAATGAGCTCGAAGACCACGTGTTGGTCGAAGTTCCGGCAAGCGTGACCAATGGCGACGCGATCGGCACCGAGCCGAACGAGTCGATCGACGATTTGATTGAAGACATCAATCGACAACTCGGCTTGACCGCTGCGTCAGGATTGGTGATCGCGACGCGTGCGATAGGATCACGGATCGCATTGTCGACGACGAGTCTGGCCGAAGACACTTCGCTATCGATCTCGATCCCATTGATTGATCCGGCCAGGGGCTGGCTGCGCCTGCCCGCCGCCGCGACGGCGGCACCGACGTCATTGCTCAGCAGCAGTGCAACCTACACGGGGCTGACGATCGATCATCCCGATGACGTCGACCACTACAAGTTTTCGGTCGTCGTTGACGCCTTGGTCGACATTTCGATCGAGAGCCTTGGCATCGAT
Encoded here:
- a CDS encoding leucine-rich repeat domain-containing protein; protein product: MLLRRHRRRRHTSDLTNRRRKIEKLEARQLLAGDLISPEKNQELRDGLGALAVADGGFAQHVESAPLLSRPLAALGRSFNQGLDFSAKLTSEFVTPLTSYLQASGAVTTDDVVGFLENQSAVVAPATGAILGTELVFDTTVYLQQTVDYRPDFGSSADGVGLSFDESMSSAEFGVTLALQFGVDAGGEFFTKIGRLDFSVVDAAEVTATGAVPEFAAIDRDITFTLTINDASNVTATLPANTAGNVTPLVDRLNAALRQPLMDAGFSGALTAVDAGGRLGFRGVSPSVQRIALSGDSGLALLGFPPHSEDTKTFLPEIEYGLLSLESDAGGLAIAGVATVSADTGNDDRLSTSELAGTPQLTATSSGFIRGEFDVRPSTDLLLDGSPVIAATSGTLFRGEPVTMALESFGSLDALHHQTTEALRQGFAAITQFGARLEAETPLANAMPALESTFADSADLDGVLRDKLQSKVEALLAANPRPTWNEVADSLQTDGMTVTRSSSDQLLSLNVHVKNDPAPKTHRLVLGDEIVDAGLTASEDLPEVDLNSSTDWQLQIEIDRRQTASPLDAFAVRFDDAKNQFTANDSVSFGANVGFLGVSASGSVNMDATLQNRIGQSGESVSAARLLGESFETLVTALTLGDFDINLGLSGTVGNQTLVDGSTILDLAGAAVFAGQSQPQLVLAPDGGLQDFANVSAEDLASGIEQLGGWLGDFAQEKLSGNLPLADTLRYADLVKWKDVFDELIVSKLVGDEGRLAFSNAQELDALDFGASAGISNPNYEPATKTLTVDVDFSKAFSLGTDDALEFNFEIGDFVGFEAAGEVTFTPTVNGSFRLGIDMRPLGAGDAATTISSATTLVALGIETEAGHDVTIRLRDGSEFAVDFDGAVDLDDVVARLENAAPTLPDGSPKLTASLREENGITVGLQLTDRSVDEGAEFAVRAAGDSLTGFLLGILGEFTATEDAQGPAVIEGLPLHGDTIADHVFAESIAGAPIASGTVAMQSEGFSATANLGFTEVSIDGGQLLDQAGVPSHVSTSVALPQPRMTLAEMFAGLQSTIETNVDGLIEFTLPVFGSVGGNDYGSSGESFTATIADFSGDIQAALSGSIDSVLDALSDVDAADILSGLIDGLERLLSVDSITLPILNVDLPDVAGLRGLLTDLTDAIKSIGSTTLDVLSDGVNQIARAGALTSNLDIPEIDFPEFDISLPNLLDFFSSVSDLTPINDPGGEDDGKFSLQDLQHIFADTLDFEVSMPDIHVPAEDFEDFLSGVSTILDTLQLSGPGSLQGLESKLEQVTGLPADAIGLVIDTSNSPAISVRFDLMLDKMVQAKYPVSVGLDDLGLGGIGDLVDVGATSEVMLSAAAVATLALGVQINSGGVKPFLYTDPADPNSTKLTLRAGASASDIDFEASLGPFGIGVVDGVAGIGIPGAFPTDPLSPATFELAFNDADGRYFFLDESLDLTTTATGGAFVRLPIEAPLGTAPINLQIDVADLTNPVLQFGLWDASFDNPVDLNADSVFDAEDVKQAFQDKIDAIGDIGDNLLSLVGGWEGAFDLLIETMKGDVLGVPLPIIGDALADEADFLVDIKESVLSHVSNLADQGATKVAEGLFAALGPDGLNLLADLSGDSLISIADVIVVTSGDQVDFDILLSKAIDTIDVPVDFDLGLPGLNFDIDAEVQLDFGFEFRLGFGVSKTEGFYFDTADSGLTVSFDATIPEIDASGQLALLGINATKGAGETRFDGDFFVTFVDPSGGNTLTLSEMFAGGFSDVVDHELVASATTDLLLTASVGDSKILPSLRTNLRVDWGFGSRLAAPDAPTNTRFTPTTNEPLKVNFENVQMNLGEFFGGFVGEVLGQVQDVLEPIQPVIDVLEQRLPVISDLAGRDVTLVDIATTFGNARVKPFLDSVINVNDLITSLPGPDAFDTSNQWVALGQFSVAADALGAYSPGAATDDTIRKELKIGSFSEEPVLDSIGTGSTPGGGFKSNLSKTASVLSFPLLEKPSTAFKLLLGKDVDLFLFDAPKLEVDFNYNQSFPTPIPGLFANFGGRITAGADFAFGYDTSGINQFFQSGDLARLADGFFVSDRLNPDGTGTDVAEVYLRGSLTAGASLNVLIAEAGVNGGVFANVEFNLHDNNNDGRVRATEQLENLSLSPIHVFDVGGKVQAGLDAYYRVLFVSDEFQIARVTLADFDLSRNNPELALAALTSRSGDELTLKFTSGDDNYRVLAGSQPGSIVVQGQGMRTGDILGVTSIRGNAGAGNDELTIANAVTIPVMIDGGAGNDALTAGGGVTTFYGGDGNDTLTGGSQDDLLVGGDGNDLLTGGVGNDTLEGGAGADYLDGGKNEDSLRGGSGDDQLLGGDGADDVDGHDGADRIKGGRGNDTLRGGSADDRIEGGLGDDRIEGGSGNDLLLGQSGMDNIDGGDDDDTVVGGGQNDVLSGGAGNDDLDGGSGDDLIRGDAGNDSLRGGSGVDEIDGGAGDDLLVADEDASGSSVLPGHVLRGGSGNDTVYGSLGNDFIDAGAGNDVVDGLAGDDVIVGGLGDDDLSGGLGNDLVWGGIATHDASYFSLSDPSLFEKPSRYDEATALVDGATGTPGYSNYVLPIELFVPTILGGQSVGGIAADGRDLIRGDQGTDWLFGGSDADRILGGQGNDYIDGGSGNDSDLFGEAGDDVVRGGEGADVLHGGPGIDQLYGDAGRDTLYGGSGDAGGSTDGQRLFGGDDSDSLYAWAATTTADDAKGDQLFGGNGSDFLYGNLRSELLFGESGADYISGDWAVGPNVSRNPDAAIVGADDTLIGGSGQDQMYGGGGNDLLRGGGDGDWLEGQDGNDTLLGGEGIDFLVLDVDPGYQVTGGDMFNGHGEVDDDNATDVMLIQGTSANDDVRISAAPGGQMKVVYNGAELIANWADTQGPLVEQIRIDGGVGDDRIEFVQGAEALDVAALLTRSRDWVSTISGGPGNDTLIGSAGRDRIDGGRGDDLISGFAGDDRLWGDDGNGSVTDHDVIFAGQGNDDVLGGQGTNQLYAWSSDPGPVGSEDFGVFETAGGQQVLEDTGLNRIIGGPGDDELFGGTGLDLLYGAGGNNQLYTRTGMPFESLDSGDANDEWKVYARTTGQVWYVGGTNAADEISVDFVTEPGILLGHHLVTRLTRNGELTSFDAQVRLDFRATDDDGNLIWDPDTVFSADGLLSDDPFARGEALNEKFSDAETLSRLLPPEDDFRAIIIDALGGDDIINVGPTVQKTVWVDAGEGDDRVLIASGRAILIDQTDEIGNRNDDRDGAYPLMGPAVIVGTRDVLSPTGILREDASFYLIVNELEDHVLVEVPASVTNGDAIGTEPNESIDDLIEDINRQLGLTAASGLVIATRAIGSRIALSTTSLAEDTSLSISIPLIDPARGWLRLPAAATAAPTSLLSSSATYTGLTIDHPDDVDHYKFSVVVDALVDISIESLGIDDGMTFDLFAGASTTAETPVAGGYDLTAGVEYTLRVESNSATTIYELSFDFPGNASPSLLDLGAIVEFERRDVIFGGPGNDVLQGGPGEDFIFGGPGNDVLTGGDDRGASDLLFGQDGNDTFQTSPDFLPTLAGTTTTFLPTQSDRYAGAAGDDRVVFLGGDFDTTNRPINDFAAVRFNPLLNRYEISTLVWDTANQEFAKSATGSESTFGTLLRKFHFFAATDVEGLEVDLGAGDDTWHAGGETPFVFPGDGTGAAWGIQEGDVQVGASLFRDIHVVGGQGNDRLLGGPVGERLDGDEGSDFIAGGAGNDQISGGLGDDILMGGTGITPDDFEFVTRSFGASVNDTFEFAADVTPFLETNAPLNLNFHQGDLVDWYSVSPAAMQQFAGQQTATLTRDMIRIVELESGDLEPLVFSLFYAEATGSEAELSLVPVDELADSPQHYLIRVENRTPDDSAPLNTSRRYAIELLNSFGQTTSVSLSQLTDHEADPRSGFARTAGQIQMIVDGRNLGGQGVVIPVGNFNGDVDSEGNPINDYIVAVQNVVESGEAYTYARLVYGDDGVLDPDAFLGIEGFETSSGTILRLPGHLADPVGVAAPENTVTFVTGNGDLDGDGFGDLVLSTTEPGSNNRVTILFGAASNPDFLDLETEFSRTTAISGFAFSPRSESPVRGAIVGSLNGDAFDDLVVTDADQTRLFAGRPRDDFRATAVTDIVTLDVTPTADAFLRHVSSLGDWDNDGFMDVGILGPDRLKIVFGGSDLSNLMSLDVAGSFGTAHLALAGLLDASSTSDAVISGGSLDHSILVLGNLRSAPDLVTVATQGLRPVDDFTGDGLVDLAASRLIENETVADNTGAPNLHWVTDLWVSDADLDLRGNPADFEGAHRLMFESPDSLYLKPNVAASLPTRLPLFGSVGDINDDGVSDLGIFSQLGRALSVAYGGAVTEVDDGSLSDTHLTAEFASPRLASPSVAQEPSTDPPGFDLQSSSRLRDAVTIEGIQAGNRLSAGRSIGDINGDGIDDVAIEGELVSYVYFGPFELDGIESVEQFANLIIRDRKIAAGSGDLTGDGANDLVLVREEIREVTQNGVLQNRLFSYLEIYSGGFGIDRELDRSSAVFEIELLQGQNLDSGGRAVTTSTSLINWDGIGTAEVLVSFDPALEGARALVLGFGEPNGSQELPLEQADILDWDTDDFVVPAGNRLNPDATVITKAIGDLNGDGRDDLAIASPNLFLRDSDDMPIGRTYLIMGGRTQHRVPGQLDGFFSVVTDSDVVINGVALGQDVFGLGDLNRDGYGDFAISRSLEGAGELEGGLLVYHGDVNFGTFPGAALELTDSYDDAAYRVSRQGASALIHGTAIAGPLYATAGNLFGDEIDLVVGAPSQSIVTLGTNFVIRRDDRGEIVIISDIESAGDVLNNTYGQPLFWDLNLQNLSGATFGDFAGSLADGPLADLNADGLHDLFIGAAGVDGILDGVQPDAGRVYFIPGIDRTFLPNDTAPVTVLENRSGTVVDLGSGQPQVFRSPDPSNADDPFVLGIGETSWFRFTTSGDGQGTTTGGDYLRIKMLTSETDQQQSPITASILDLDGNAYSQNKTITDLRNLPAGTYYLRVERPGSFSSITNIEFEIEFDAPDFGYAYPATDRDRIDGGSGRDLLIGGQGLDVLFGDEGRDRFQAEVVEMFDLDQELGESFVPDTNPSNDVIVGPDVIVFQEGTVDPMLKLAVARALGRVVTTTPDGSQVARQPFYASELAELELLDLSELGLTGTQGIELLVNLRVLDLSGNELTVIPPGLTHLERLDLSDNQITSVEIDGLPNLKQLVLDANPIVDLGTLAGVTVLDDDNVDTYTGTWERFVSEVSSVSESATAWNDDYRVTKGDGTATWSIEATDEMEVFVTWPAVADVDAIVEYAVSYGGAPTTVLVDQSRPPSGPNSSLSGGRTWLSLGRFAPDIASAGGPLQVTLQATSGSIAIADAVRFDSVAPPKLPETAISLLNSPINAYSRDVLLGKIADANPQTVVNVTPNSSRPLITPIDSVTIQQTRIDLTLIGGGFVDADGHAVTFTATSDLPSVTVQVVGSELVLNYPSNLARSPRINVVARDGLGRESQSEFTVDVLGDGIGQIVRGTVFDEEGDPIRGAVIHLVTDSGSVVACTFTDQDGNYRIDGDIGSDRIEVVLPAPLTSNPASVELRDDLGYQYDFDVDPSTIDLDNNGSGDLTLVGNPTLSGGILTLLGGNGEDQYIGENFETTTIWPSLSMTVQSGYTIDLRVKIIDDPVFPEGNRSSMSVLVAPQDSDINGFLLIKKNSVIWNSSPAIMLSTETNTDAFHDFRIVQPPGQADTFYVWRDGKLLNPDALPLTGREFGGFGNRLIMGDNGTGDSGHSKLDHLRIYKGVPFDETMLTRTVDFVVSRSLDLGSDRVVDEGQTQTFQAESNLVLGNYVWRVNGEVLAGESTDTLQWTPPSDGVYQIDVSANEGSGGTGPVYSDQVTVTANNAAPVVTLTASTYLPIAEGSAVTIAATVADAADDSIAKFNWKIQSDTGLGFPVPAAFPPITTISDWVLTLPDEGRYEITLEVTDNDGLVGISEPLVFNVSNIQPNLSAMSVATDDQGSIVVSGSFGDPGFDFHLGMADFGDGTRRPINLQDAPAFSIDHQYKQPGRYEVKVTIDDQDGGTRTETFEVDYQPRVAIDDIQINGGSNDRSQVTSVGVAFNQIVQAPENAFTLRNRDTGQLIESFSYVADHSSGVTAIELTFLPGPSVVTRPGGNSLVDGNYELVVSASGVQSADDRAAQMTRDVVFGEDPTDQFFRLLGDSDGDRDVDGQDYGRFGLTFLKSEGMVGFDAAFDSDGDGDVDGQDYGRFGQQFLKTLPL